The Prunus persica cultivar Lovell chromosome G7, Prunus_persica_NCBIv2, whole genome shotgun sequence genome has a segment encoding these proteins:
- the LOC18771331 gene encoding F-box protein SKIP24 isoform X2, with protein MSALPEELWRRILEIGVQRRGVSYKDLCCLSISSRRLHRLCDEDFLWSHLLSSDFPPFFSPSSSSITSAHSSSCKYLYKLRYERDRDKKIAAHRRAVLRKESQVLERFMRLRDMETRLAEETNKMRATLAELSNLSNVRQASVALNVWQPEIIRGRQKQIVEQCVVPVESRFHVLHMELKLCKQQILGLEKAHIDEKRRLALVEEELQSMRYHPLRDQKPINSGEVEFNIKRKKLKKCEGREP; from the exons ATGTCAGCTCTCCCTGAGGAGCTATGGAGGCGAATTTTAGAAATCGGTGTTCAAAGACGCGGCGTTAGCTACAAAGACCTCTGCTGTCTATCAATCTCCTCCAGGCGCCTCCACCGATTATGCGATGAAGACTTTCTCTGGTCCCACCTCCTCTCCTCTGATTTCCCGCCTTTCttttccccttcttcttcctcaattaCCTCCGCGCATTCATCATCCTGTAAATACCTATACAAACTCAG gtatgaAAGGGATAGGGATAAGAAAATAGCGGCACATCGGAGAGCGGTGTTGAGGAAGGAGAGTCAGGTTTTAGAACGTTTTATGAGGCTCCGAGACATGGAGACCCGATTGGCTGAAGAGACTAACAAAATGCGAGCAACTCTTGCTGAGCTCTCAAATTTGAGCAATGTCAG GCAAGCTTCAGTAGCATTGAATGTATGGCAGCCAGAGATCATCCGGGGTAGACAAAAGCAAATAGTAGAGCAATGTGTTGTACCTGTTGAGTCTCGGTTCCATGTACTTCACATGGAGCTCAAGCTCTGCAAGCAGCAGATTTTAGGGTTAGAAAAGGCCCAT ATAGATGAGAAACGAAGGCTTGCTTTGGTGGAAGAAGAGTTGCAATCAATGAGATATCACCCTTTAAGAGACCAAAAGCCAATTAATAGCGGGGAGGTTGAATTTAACATCAAGagaaaaaagttgaaaaaatgtGAAG GGAGGGAACCTTAG
- the LOC18771331 gene encoding F-box protein SKIP24 isoform X1: MSALPEELWRRILEIGVQRRGVSYKDLCCLSISSRRLHRLCDEDFLWSHLLSSDFPPFFSPSSSSITSAHSSSCKYLYKLRYERDRDKKIAAHRRAVLRKESQVLERFMRLRDMETRLAEETNKMRATLAELSNLSNVRQASVALNVWQPEIIRGRQKQIVEQCVVPVESRFHVLHMELKLCKQQILGLEKAHIDEKRRLALVEEELQSMRYHPLRDQKPINSGEVEFNIKRKKLKKCEVHCPGREP, encoded by the exons ATGTCAGCTCTCCCTGAGGAGCTATGGAGGCGAATTTTAGAAATCGGTGTTCAAAGACGCGGCGTTAGCTACAAAGACCTCTGCTGTCTATCAATCTCCTCCAGGCGCCTCCACCGATTATGCGATGAAGACTTTCTCTGGTCCCACCTCCTCTCCTCTGATTTCCCGCCTTTCttttccccttcttcttcctcaattaCCTCCGCGCATTCATCATCCTGTAAATACCTATACAAACTCAG gtatgaAAGGGATAGGGATAAGAAAATAGCGGCACATCGGAGAGCGGTGTTGAGGAAGGAGAGTCAGGTTTTAGAACGTTTTATGAGGCTCCGAGACATGGAGACCCGATTGGCTGAAGAGACTAACAAAATGCGAGCAACTCTTGCTGAGCTCTCAAATTTGAGCAATGTCAG GCAAGCTTCAGTAGCATTGAATGTATGGCAGCCAGAGATCATCCGGGGTAGACAAAAGCAAATAGTAGAGCAATGTGTTGTACCTGTTGAGTCTCGGTTCCATGTACTTCACATGGAGCTCAAGCTCTGCAAGCAGCAGATTTTAGGGTTAGAAAAGGCCCAT ATAGATGAGAAACGAAGGCTTGCTTTGGTGGAAGAAGAGTTGCAATCAATGAGATATCACCCTTTAAGAGACCAAAAGCCAATTAATAGCGGGGAGGTTGAATTTAACATCAAGagaaaaaagttgaaaaaatgtGAAG TTCATTGTCCAGGGAGGGAACCTTAG
- the LOC18771331 gene encoding F-box protein SKIP24 isoform X3, translated as MSALPEELWRRILEIGVQRRGVSYKDLCCLSISSRRLHRLCDEDFLWSHLLSSDFPPFFSPSSSSITSAHSSSCKYLYKLRYERDRDKKIAAHRRAVLRKESQVLERFMRLRDMETRLAEETNKMRATLAELSNLSNVRQASVALNVWQPEIIRGRQKQIVEQCVVPVESRFHVLHMELKLCKQQILGLEKAHFIVQGGNLRWEISLIN; from the exons ATGTCAGCTCTCCCTGAGGAGCTATGGAGGCGAATTTTAGAAATCGGTGTTCAAAGACGCGGCGTTAGCTACAAAGACCTCTGCTGTCTATCAATCTCCTCCAGGCGCCTCCACCGATTATGCGATGAAGACTTTCTCTGGTCCCACCTCCTCTCCTCTGATTTCCCGCCTTTCttttccccttcttcttcctcaattaCCTCCGCGCATTCATCATCCTGTAAATACCTATACAAACTCAG gtatgaAAGGGATAGGGATAAGAAAATAGCGGCACATCGGAGAGCGGTGTTGAGGAAGGAGAGTCAGGTTTTAGAACGTTTTATGAGGCTCCGAGACATGGAGACCCGATTGGCTGAAGAGACTAACAAAATGCGAGCAACTCTTGCTGAGCTCTCAAATTTGAGCAATGTCAG GCAAGCTTCAGTAGCATTGAATGTATGGCAGCCAGAGATCATCCGGGGTAGACAAAAGCAAATAGTAGAGCAATGTGTTGTACCTGTTGAGTCTCGGTTCCATGTACTTCACATGGAGCTCAAGCTCTGCAAGCAGCAGATTTTAGGGTTAGAAAAGGCCCAT TTCATTGTCCAGGGAGGGAACCTTAGATGGGAGATTTCCTTAATCAACTGA